The Bos mutus isolate GX-2022 chromosome 11, NWIPB_WYAK_1.1, whole genome shotgun sequence nucleotide sequence cagtggtaaagaatctgccagtcagtgcaggagatgggggttcaacttctgggtttagaagatcccctggagcaggaaatgacaatctgctccagtattcttggctggaaaattccatggacagaggagcatggcaggctacagtccatggaatctcaaagagttggacatgacagagtgactgagcacagggtTAAGTGAAAGAGATTCTCCTTCTGAAAGGAGAATCAAAGTTTGAGATTTAGATCCAGGCACAGAGAACAAGATTCAGGTAGTCTTTGTCCCAGCCAGATAATATTAGAGACCACTGGGAAGGAGGCATCATATTCAGGAGTAGCTTCAACATACTAGCTTCAACACATGCAATAAGCATTCTTTTTATCAGGAATGAACCGCCATTGAAAATACCATCCTTCAGAATCTCATCACAGACATTAAAAACCTGCAGTCAGGAGCAAGAGATTTGTAGGATTCTACTAAGACCTCAGCTCCTCTTATTGACCTTTCACTCTGTGCATGAGTTTCATCAAGCCCTGCTTCATGTCTTTGTTTCTTAGGCTATAGATAAATGGGTTTAGCATTGGGGTCAATATGGTGTAGACAACTGTTGCTATTCTATCTTTGACTGTATAGTTGGACTGGGGCTTGAAATAGACATAGCTGATGCTTCCATAAAACAGGGTCACCACTGTGAGATGAGAGCTACAGGTGGAAAATGCTTTGTACTTCCCAGCAGCTGACGGGATCTTCAGAACAGTAATGAAAATTCTCAAATAAGAGATGATGATGCATGAAAAGGGGGTCATTATGATGGCTAATCCTTCTGTCATGACTGTGATTTCCTTGACAAAATGGGAGGAACAGGACAATTTTAGCACTGGCTGGTCATCACAGAAAAAGTGATGAATgacattggaagcacagaagacGAGTTGGTTGGTCAAGAGAATATGCAAGAGAGAGTGGAGGTGTGGAATGCAGAAGGAGAGGACCAGGAGCAAGACACAGCGTCTGTGGTTCATGATGGTGATGTAGTGGAGGGggttgcagatggccacatagcggtcaatGGCCATGGCTGCCAGGAGGTAACTGTCTGTATTTCCAAAAGCAATAAAGAAGTACATCTGAGTCAAACACTCACCATAAGAGATTGTCTTTGTCTTTGATAAGAAGTTTGCTAGCATCTTGGGGATGATGACAGTCACGTAGCAGATGTCAACAAAGGAGAGGACACTCAGGAAAAAGTACATGGGTGTCTGGAGGCGAGTGTCTGAGCGGATGGTCAGGATGATGAGCAGGTTTCCTATCATTGTGATGAGGTAGATGGGGAGAAACATTACAAAGAGTGGCTTCTGATCTTCAGGTCGAGAGGAGAGTCCCAGGAGGATGAATTCGGTGGGCCGTGTTATGTTAGTTCTTCCCATAGTCTTGGGTTCACCTAAAGACAAGTCATCATTATGAAAGATTCTTCCAACATATGATaaattctaagaatttttctatttgttcttcTTATCAGCAATTAGAACAACTAAGAATATTACTATTACCTGGACTGTAGCTTCTTTCTATTAATGTTGAAAATTCAGAAATCAGTACATACTTTAACCTCCTTTCAGTTTTCTACTGTAAAGCAAAAGTAttacagaaaagggaaagagaagagagacagggagagggaatgagagtggaaaaattgttttccgtTTGAGGATTTTCAGGAGCTAATTCATGGAAGTGTGGTCAGTAGTTTGCTCTCCTGTTTAATTGCCAGCCGACAGAatgatgattttctttaattcagaTGTTTCTCTCTGTGTCAATGATTCTGGATGTTGAAAATCATCTGAAAAGGACGTCAGAATAGGAGATCACCCAATAATTATTCCACGCTCTTCACTCTTTGGTGAAACCTTATTGGAGTGAAACAATAAGCAGGAAGACATAAAAGATAGGCAGACAGAGATCATAGGataataaaaaacatttctttttaaagataaaatcaatTCCATTCTTGGTGCCCAACCCCTGATCTAAAATGGCATGTGCTTGTTTGTGTTGGTGCAATTCTTTTCCAGTTTCCTGTCTTAGTTACAGGCCTCCCAGAAAAACTACAGGAAAGGCACCTGATCTTAGACAGGATTTCAACCCTCATGAATCTGAAAGGTGTCTTTCTTGCCTCCTCTGGGCCCTCCACATGCTAAGGGCACTGTAGACACTCATAGACTTCACCCTCTCTCAAGGGAGCATCCTTTGAGACTTTTAGGAAGTCCCTGAAGTTCAGATGGAGGAGACACTAGAAAACAAGGCAACAGCTACTGAAGTTTTGGAGTTTCTTCCCCAAGGAGGCTGGGGAGTGTCAGTACTTTCATTCTCTCCTGGAAATCATCCTCTTGACTCAGCTTCTTCAGGCCAAAAACAGACCACAGTGACTGGCTCTCCCAAACTTCCTGAGAATCATCCTTAGTATCATTCTGTACTGTTCACACCAAAAGACAATATATAAGGTGGGAGGGCATTTTTTCAGGGTCCACATGGCTTTAGATTATAAAGACTTGAACGTCTGATGCCATCAGTAATTTTCCCATCTCTCAGGCTTAGAAGAAGCCCCTGGTTGGGTAATGTTCTCAGAACTTCAGAACATAAAAATTCATAAGGTGAAGACTTTAGATGCCAGAATTTACTCTTTACTCTTCTGTTCCCAGGTCTACTTGTAAAATACTGATGTATGACCCTTGGTTTTCCAGTCAGGAAAACCACCGGGTGAATATATTTTACGCTTTACGGAACCTTGAGTTCCATGTTCCATTTGGGCCATCTCACTTTGTGTGCACTGCAGAATTCCCAAGGTAGGACCCAAATTATACCTTCTCCCAGTACAACCATCACCCAAGAATATCCTGTTCTTCATGACTCATCGCCCCCTTACCCATTTAGACTATCATGCCTTTGTTTATTGACTTTCATCTACTATGCCTAACCTGGGAGGCTTAAAATTGGCCTCTTCCAGGACACTTTGCTTGGTGGTCTACCGTTGGACTGGGCTTGTCTTCTGTCCTCTTTTAACACTTGGGCCCTCCATTCTAAGTAAGAACTCAGTCTCTTTGTCTGACAGCTtattgtttagttgataagttgtatccaactcttttccaaccccatggcctgtagcctgccagactcctctgctcatgggatttcccaggcagggatactggtatgagttgccatttccttttccaggggatcttcctgacccagggatcaaacctgtgtctcctgcattgacaggaggattctttaccagtgagccacctggaaagtccctgaCTGcttatacattaatttaaaaagtcacaaattagggaatcccctggtggccCGGTGGATATGACTTGGTGCTTTCAATGCTGTGGctcaggttcaatcactggtcagggcaactaagatcccacaagtctcatggcacagccaaaaaagagagaaatgtcaCAAATTAATCACTTAGTGAGTACTTTCTCTGTGCTATCCACTCCCCTAACTGAAGCAAATGtagtatctcatttaattattaCATCATTTTTATAAGGTAGGTGgccttattttctttactttgaagatgaggagtctgaactcagagaggtgaaatatATTGCCCAATGTAACACAACTAGGAAGTGActgaatcaatttttaaaatttctcatgaaGTTATTTGACTCATACTTGACACTGTGCTCTTAACCAGCCACTCTACTGCTTATTCATGATGCTAGCAAAAATGGTTTGCTGAATAACAATTCTCAAATAAATCATATTGCAAAAAATATGAACTATTTCTTATTAAGGTTTAAAAAGCACATTATAAATTTAAGCTATATCCCACTAGACTGAATATTCCTTGAGATCAGTAATTATGCCTGTTAACATCTGATTGCTCCAATCAAttaattcttaaatatttcttgaaggtTTACCATATGTCAGGAATTGTACTAGGTGCTAGAGATACAGTGGAATATAAAACAGAGGCAGTTTCTACCAACTTTTGTGTCACCCAATACCTTTCTTTGTCCAAGATAGCAGTTCCTCAATAAACAACCACGGTATTTCCTCATTATtttgtttgtggtaatttgaaataaaatatataaaagtacaaatgggaaaataatctatgTTCCCATCACCCAAAAGGATTGACTACAGTAACATTTTGTcctattttctttcagtctttcaaaaaattcatttattcacaaatttttatagatatttataaaGTGCTTATTATGGgagctgtttcatttgctttctaagaactgactcatttttatCCTACTAATAAGGTAGgtattatctttcaattaaaaaaattaaagcaatttattgaggtatgaatatttatttatttattggctgcaatgagtcttcactgctgcatacgggctttctgtagttgaggTGAATGGCGGCTTCTCTTTGCTAGGACCAGCCCAACAACGAACTGACCTGAGGGAGCGGCGCTGc carries:
- the LOC102286884 gene encoding olfactory receptor 1L1 — translated: MGRTNITRPTEFILLGLSSRPEDQKPLFVMFLPIYLITMIGNLLIILTIRSDTRLQTPMYFFLSVLSFVDICYVTVIIPKMLANFLSKTKTISYGECLTQMYFFIAFGNTDSYLLAAMAIDRYVAICNPLHYITIMNHRRCVLLLVLSFCIPHLHSLLHILLTNQLVFCASNVIHHFFCDDQPVLKLSCSSHFVKEITVMTEGLAIIMTPFSCIIISYLRIFITVLKIPSAAGKYKAFSTCSSHLTVVTLFYGSISYVYFKPQSNYTVKDRIATVVYTILTPMLNPFIYSLRNKDMKQGLMKLMHRVKGQ